Proteins from a genomic interval of Leptospira kanakyensis:
- a CDS encoding chitobiase/beta-hexosaminidase C-terminal domain-containing protein — translation MSMRNRMKLSFISILFLTNCVVFPTDNQSQADSGVFAFLLNLIGGSPTSSQNLSPGTAIDLSGDGTPDGTLIDTDGDGVSDSINLTGGNIPNLVLLDTNGDGIPDAVDTNGDGIPDYYINPNPPGFLTTGPGGSGNPVVIVLDTNGNPLGFDTDGDGTANDTTIVTILSDTTPPTITSSLLAGTYSTTQTTTLTCSDNKAPGSIVYTLDGSTPSFYPKNGMVLTTSSKSISLSTEGTHTLQTFCRDLAGNVSSTLNIVYTIDTKIPALTIISQSSQAISSSSGAIGSSTATWRSDRSGPYTVREGSSCESGTIITTGSITANVDQGFVRSHTHFTGEGIKTYRICVTGSNGLTGFVSVALTRDDTAPVVTADPGTGSYGVATSVSLSCSDTGGTGCEQIVYAVQIGTSPSNPNIQGNTGNVISGSLYTSAISMSDGAVTYTKFIARDKAGNVSNVNSQNYTVDTQVATITVNSHTQAINGTSNVTLSWQSSKVGSYQFRMGGSNCSNGTALTNTGSNTNVTGNAAISTDITTTIANSHFVEGNNTIRICVTNLVGSFGSTTRSTHKDTVAPLVSMVSPSGVGPFPSGTQLQLSCSDTGGLGCDQIIYTLNGTEPTFDGSGAVTNGMVYSSAVALSNGNQQVKYLGRDLAGNLSSAGNQSFYIGPPDAPSFVEAQAGGGSAVVQWWPVSGATSYTVYYSTSPGVTTSSTSFGPVTDPIATITGLSNGSFYYFRVVASSAAGSSVVSLFEAGTMVFAAVPGTNTNGSHFDISAGQGTNAVPYQASAVIDTVNQKLLAVSQNGTNSNKLSLYRCDLDGSNCAHIDISAGQGSNSGTSARIVIDRIHSKLLVAALNNGRLSLYRCHMDGTSCTHSDISAGQTGVQSSPFPVLDYTNKKLLVVTNYVGKSALFRCDLDGTNCTYTNISAGQPTNSGQSPSVAIDPIHSKLLFVTNNWSVGGAGGSGKPGFFRCNLDGSSCVFIDISAGQGGSSGTYPSIVVDTMNRKFVVTTCNGSNNSKLGMFRCDLDGTNCSHTDISAGQGLNSGNASSAIIDTVNAKLITVTANGANNGKPGLFRCNLDGSSCTHTDISSAQGTNSGNMPVTLLNPFNGKILVVTQNAANNNKPSLYLW, via the coding sequence ATGTCTATGCGAAATCGAATGAAACTCAGCTTTATCTCTATATTATTTTTAACAAACTGTGTAGTATTTCCTACAGATAACCAATCACAGGCGGATTCTGGCGTATTTGCTTTTTTACTTAACCTTATTGGAGGTTCTCCTACTTCCTCGCAAAATTTAAGTCCAGGAACCGCCATTGATTTGTCAGGTGATGGAACTCCAGATGGAACTCTCATTGATACCGATGGGGATGGTGTTTCTGATTCCATCAATCTTACTGGGGGAAACATTCCTAATTTAGTTTTACTTGATACCAATGGAGATGGGATTCCCGATGCAGTCGATACCAACGGAGATGGAATTCCTGATTATTATATCAATCCAAATCCGCCTGGATTTTTAACTACAGGCCCTGGTGGGTCAGGAAACCCTGTGGTGATTGTTTTAGATACAAATGGAAATCCATTAGGTTTTGATACCGATGGTGATGGAACTGCAAACGACACAACCATTGTTACCATCCTTAGTGATACAACTCCTCCGACAATCACTAGTTCCTTGTTGGCTGGAACTTATTCGACAACACAAACAACAACACTAACTTGTTCAGATAACAAAGCACCTGGATCCATTGTTTATACATTGGATGGATCGACTCCTTCTTTTTATCCAAAAAACGGAATGGTTCTGACAACGTCTTCTAAATCCATTTCTCTCTCGACAGAAGGAACTCATACCCTTCAAACGTTTTGTCGTGACCTAGCAGGAAACGTGTCATCGACATTAAACATCGTTTATACGATTGATACAAAAATCCCTGCACTTACAATCATAAGTCAATCCTCGCAGGCAATTAGTTCTTCTTCAGGTGCTATCGGAAGTTCTACCGCCACTTGGAGGTCTGATCGATCAGGACCATATACCGTTAGAGAGGGTAGTTCTTGTGAATCAGGAACCATAATTACTACAGGATCTATCACTGCAAACGTAGACCAAGGTTTTGTTCGTTCTCATACTCACTTCACAGGCGAAGGAATCAAAACCTATCGTATTTGTGTCACTGGCTCTAATGGACTGACTGGATTTGTTTCTGTTGCACTTACAAGAGATGATACGGCACCAGTGGTGACTGCTGATCCTGGTACCGGAAGTTACGGAGTGGCGACGTCAGTTTCGCTTTCCTGTTCGGATACAGGCGGCACTGGTTGTGAACAGATTGTTTATGCGGTGCAGATTGGTACAAGTCCATCAAATCCAAACATCCAGGGGAATACAGGCAATGTAATCAGTGGAAGTTTATATACATCTGCTATCTCAATGAGTGATGGAGCAGTCACCTATACAAAGTTTATTGCTAGAGACAAAGCAGGGAATGTTTCGAATGTCAATTCTCAAAATTATACTGTAGATACGCAAGTGGCTACGATTACTGTCAATTCACATACACAAGCGATCAATGGAACATCGAATGTAACACTCAGTTGGCAAAGTTCCAAGGTTGGATCCTACCAATTTCGTATGGGTGGATCAAACTGTTCCAATGGAACGGCTCTTACCAATACAGGAAGTAATACCAATGTCACAGGAAATGCCGCTATTTCTACCGACATCACAACTACAATTGCGAACTCTCACTTTGTGGAAGGAAACAATACCATTCGTATTTGTGTTACGAACTTAGTGGGAAGTTTTGGATCTACAACTCGTTCCACTCATAAAGATACGGTGGCTCCTCTTGTATCGATGGTTTCTCCTTCTGGGGTTGGCCCTTTTCCATCGGGAACACAACTGCAACTCAGTTGTTCTGATACGGGTGGACTGGGTTGTGATCAAATTATTTATACATTGAATGGGACAGAACCTACGTTTGATGGAAGTGGTGCTGTTACTAATGGAATGGTTTATTCTTCCGCAGTTGCACTTTCTAATGGAAACCAACAAGTAAAATACCTCGGTCGCGATTTGGCAGGAAATTTAAGTTCAGCAGGCAACCAAAGTTTTTATATTGGTCCACCTGATGCTCCAAGTTTTGTTGAAGCCCAAGCTGGCGGAGGTTCCGCTGTTGTGCAGTGGTGGCCAGTTTCAGGAGCTACATCGTACACAGTGTACTATAGCACAAGTCCAGGAGTGACAACGTCTTCTACCAGTTTTGGCCCAGTGACAGATCCCATTGCTACCATTACGGGTTTGAGTAACGGTTCCTTTTATTATTTTAGAGTGGTTGCTAGTAGTGCTGCTGGATCCAGCGTTGTCTCTTTATTTGAGGCAGGAACGATGGTGTTTGCGGCAGTTCCAGGAACAAACACAAATGGATCTCATTTTGATATCTCTGCAGGACAAGGCACAAATGCCGTCCCATACCAAGCCTCAGCAGTGATTGATACAGTGAATCAGAAACTGTTAGCTGTCAGTCAAAATGGAACCAACAGTAACAAACTTAGTTTGTACCGTTGTGATTTAGATGGTTCTAATTGTGCTCATATTGATATCTCTGCAGGACAAGGATCCAATTCTGGAACTTCCGCCAGAATTGTAATAGATCGAATTCATTCAAAACTATTGGTTGCTGCATTAAATAATGGTCGTTTGAGTTTATATCGTTGTCATATGGATGGAACAAGTTGTACCCATAGCGATATATCGGCAGGACAAACGGGAGTTCAAAGTTCTCCCTTTCCTGTGTTAGACTATACAAATAAAAAGCTCTTGGTCGTAACAAATTATGTAGGAAAATCAGCACTCTTTCGTTGTGATTTAGATGGAACAAATTGTACGTATACGAATATCTCCGCAGGGCAACCAACAAATTCTGGCCAATCACCAAGCGTTGCTATTGATCCGATTCATTCTAAACTTTTGTTTGTAACAAATAATTGGAGTGTTGGTGGTGCGGGTGGTAGTGGCAAACCAGGTTTTTTTCGTTGTAATTTAGACGGAAGTAGTTGTGTTTTTATTGATATATCTGCAGGTCAAGGTGGAAGTTCTGGAACCTATCCATCCATAGTGGTTGATACGATGAATAGGAAGTTTGTTGTAACAACCTGTAATGGTTCCAACAATTCGAAACTTGGAATGTTCCGTTGTGATTTAGATGGAACTAACTGTAGCCATACGGATATATCTGCAGGGCAAGGACTTAACTCGGGCAATGCTTCAAGTGCGATCATTGATACCGTGAATGCTAAATTGATAACGGTCACTGCTAATGGTGCCAATAACGGGAAACCTGGTTTGTTTCGATGTAACTTGGATGGGAGTAGTTGCACTCATACGGATATTTCTTCTGCGCAAGGAACCAATTCGGGAAATATGCCTGTGACACTTTTGAATCCATTTAATGGGAAAATATTGGTTGTGACACAAAATGCTGCCAATAATAACAAACCAAGTCTTTATCTTTGGTAA
- a CDS encoding ABC transporter ATP-binding protein translates to MLLRVHNLTKRFGKDEAVSSVSFDVNQGDYVAIIGPSGSGKTTLLSMLTGMLSPTEGDILYDQIKLSQISKQELAEIRARDLGLVFQFSELVGNLTIKENILLPALFTRKFSNDDYIRKCDYLIEHLKLGDIQNSLPRTLSGGQIQKAAIARSLINDPAILFADEPSGDLDPENSYLVQLLLNEYNKRNHSIILVTHDMKLAFDAQTVYEMKNGKFDQVIKGK, encoded by the coding sequence ATGTTACTCCGAGTCCACAACCTAACCAAACGATTTGGCAAAGACGAAGCAGTCAGTTCCGTTAGTTTTGATGTGAACCAAGGTGACTACGTTGCCATCATTGGGCCATCAGGATCAGGCAAAACCACTTTACTTTCGATGTTAACTGGAATGCTTTCCCCGACAGAAGGGGACATTTTGTACGACCAAATCAAACTTTCCCAAATTTCCAAACAGGAACTAGCAGAAATTCGTGCCCGTGACCTCGGACTCGTTTTTCAATTTTCCGAACTTGTGGGAAATCTAACCATCAAAGAAAATATACTTCTGCCAGCACTTTTTACACGTAAGTTTTCAAATGATGACTACATTCGTAAATGCGATTATTTGATCGAACATTTAAAGTTAGGTGACATTCAAAATTCCCTTCCACGCACTTTATCAGGGGGACAAATCCAGAAAGCAGCCATTGCACGTTCTCTGATCAACGATCCAGCCATTTTATTTGCGGATGAACCTTCCGGAGACTTAGATCCAGAAAATAGTTATTTAGTCCAACTTCTCTTAAACGAATACAACAAACGAAATCATTCCATCATTCTCGTCACACATGATATGAAACTGGCCTTCGATGCCCAAACCGTTTATGAAATGAAAAACGGAAAGTTCGACCAGGTCATTAAGGGAAAATGA
- a CDS encoding YkvA family protein, whose protein sequence is MDENQKLQFIKTNFWKKIKETGKKIPFLKDVIAMYYCLLDENTSLTAKTSIALALLYFISPVDAIPDIILGLGFTDDAGVIATTLLIIKSQLKPEHYTKANESLSN, encoded by the coding sequence ATGGATGAGAATCAAAAACTCCAATTCATCAAAACCAATTTTTGGAAAAAAATCAAAGAGACAGGCAAAAAAATTCCCTTTTTGAAAGATGTCATCGCGATGTATTACTGTTTGTTGGATGAAAACACTTCTCTCACTGCCAAAACATCCATTGCATTAGCACTGCTGTATTTTATTTCACCAGTGGATGCGATCCCAGATATCATTTTGGGTTTAGGATTTACCGATGATGCAGGAGTGATTGCCACCACCCTACTCATCATCAAATCTCAATTGAAACCGGAACATTATACCAAAGCAAACGAATCTTTATCGAACTAG
- a CDS encoding VOC family protein, with protein MSGTRPFKVLGIQQVAIGGESKEKLSKFWVDVMGLTKVSDYKSEKENVDEDILSMGNGPFKVEIDLMQPIDPNKSPKVHDPKLNHIGLWIDKLEECVDYLTKQGVRFTPGGIRKGAAGYNVCFIHPKGNEEFPLCSEGVLVELVQAPEDVIKALG; from the coding sequence ATGTCAGGAACAAGACCTTTCAAAGTTTTAGGAATCCAACAAGTTGCCATCGGCGGCGAGTCAAAAGAAAAGTTATCCAAGTTTTGGGTGGATGTGATGGGACTCACAAAAGTTTCAGATTATAAAAGTGAAAAAGAAAATGTGGATGAGGACATTTTGTCCATGGGAAATGGCCCTTTCAAAGTTGAAATTGATCTCATGCAACCCATAGATCCAAACAAAAGCCCCAAAGTGCATGACCCCAAACTCAATCACATAGGCCTATGGATTGACAAACTGGAAGAATGTGTGGACTACCTAACCAAACAAGGCGTTCGTTTCACTCCTGGTGGGATTCGAAAAGGGGCTGCTGGATATAACGTTTGTTTCATTCACCCAAAAGGAAATGAAGAGTTCCCACTTTGTAGCGAAGGTGTGCTCGTGGAACTCGTCCAAGCACCTGAAGATGTGATCAAAGCACTGGGTTAA
- a CDS encoding ROK family protein: MSLGLAIGVDIGGGSIRASLFDESGKELKSLVSPTPENLNNESFLKILKDTIRPLVPEAKGIGVGSPGPLNNERGVLIASANMKGLENLPIKESLTKEFSLPVWYENDANCAALGEAYFGFYKEAESKLILTLGTGVGGGFVDKGILYSGYLGNGIEIGHTTAVIGGALCGCGVKGCVESYFSTRGFINRYMEKTNIKLNSAEEFFQLVFKKDSVAEEILHFGTLALAHAVRNAIHLLNPEAVVFVGGITKSYDLFGKTLESEIRSTIFPVLNGRLKIGVGGSLSGTLGAASLVFSKEKV, translated from the coding sequence ATGAGTTTGGGTTTGGCGATCGGAGTGGATATCGGCGGAGGAAGCATTCGAGCAAGCCTCTTCGATGAATCGGGTAAAGAATTAAAATCCCTTGTTTCCCCCACTCCGGAAAATTTAAACAATGAAAGTTTCTTAAAAATCTTAAAAGATACCATCCGCCCTTTGGTTCCAGAAGCAAAGGGAATTGGGGTTGGATCTCCGGGCCCTTTAAACAATGAACGGGGAGTTTTGATCGCAAGTGCCAATATGAAAGGTCTAGAAAACCTTCCTATCAAAGAATCCCTAACGAAAGAATTTTCCCTTCCCGTCTGGTATGAAAATGACGCCAACTGTGCAGCACTTGGTGAAGCATATTTTGGTTTTTACAAAGAAGCGGAATCAAAACTCATCTTAACTCTGGGAACGGGAGTTGGTGGTGGTTTTGTCGATAAAGGAATTTTGTATTCCGGTTATCTTGGCAACGGAATTGAAATTGGTCATACTACAGCCGTTATCGGTGGTGCACTTTGCGGCTGTGGGGTTAAAGGTTGTGTTGAAAGTTATTTTTCCACACGGGGATTTATCAACCGTTATATGGAAAAAACTAATATCAAATTAAATAGTGCCGAAGAATTTTTCCAACTTGTATTCAAAAAAGATTCGGTGGCAGAAGAAATTTTACATTTTGGAACCTTGGCTTTAGCCCATGCAGTTCGAAATGCCATCCATTTACTAAATCCAGAAGCAGTTGTATTTGTGGGAGGAATCACAAAATCCTATGATTTATTTGGCAAAACCCTGGAGTCAGAAATCAGATCCACAATCTTTCCTGTGTTAAATGGTAGATTAAAAATCGGTGTGGGGGGAAGTTTATCCGGTACTTTAGGTGCGGCATCCCTTGTTTTTTCTAAGGAGAAAGTTTAA
- a CDS encoding lysylphosphatidylglycerol synthase transmembrane domain-containing protein, with amino-acid sequence MRKLIFGILVSGIAVYFLSKNFDLTEFERLEGKINWWIFPLLFLSNLWAFVPFSIRWYHLLEKKISFSQSFTTSIIGVGLNMVLPARGGDLVRLIMNKRDTELPLTHLFSRIFLEKVMDLGSVVIIGASALFFMGLGQSKNLSLLLISTLVILGMIVGLVLVRYFLETLRKIAKNVFGLIGKHGLYEDKLDHHLVEFSSFLKGDKLLKPVLYSIPTWIFGYAISYYLAGLLIGMPILFPEALLFMFLGGMGVAIPSAPSGIGVFHAAIISGFIIVGRDPGEGLVYATVVHLTQFVITTSLALVAYLYWRWTHGNKTK; translated from the coding sequence ATGAGAAAATTAATATTTGGAATTTTAGTTTCAGGGATCGCGGTTTATTTTCTTTCGAAAAACTTTGATCTCACAGAATTCGAACGATTAGAGGGAAAAATCAATTGGTGGATTTTCCCACTACTTTTTCTTTCTAACTTATGGGCCTTTGTGCCTTTTTCGATTCGCTGGTATCATCTTTTAGAAAAAAAGATTAGTTTTTCACAAAGTTTCACAACCTCCATCATTGGTGTTGGTCTCAACATGGTTCTCCCTGCGAGAGGCGGAGACCTTGTTCGTCTCATCATGAACAAACGAGATACAGAACTCCCACTCACTCATCTTTTCAGTCGGATTTTTTTAGAAAAAGTAATGGATCTTGGATCTGTTGTGATCATTGGTGCATCGGCTCTTTTTTTTATGGGCCTTGGACAATCCAAAAACTTAAGTTTGTTACTCATTTCCACATTGGTCATATTGGGAATGATTGTAGGACTCGTGTTAGTTCGTTATTTTTTGGAAACACTTCGAAAAATTGCAAAAAACGTTTTTGGCCTTATCGGCAAACATGGACTTTACGAAGACAAGTTAGACCACCATTTGGTAGAATTTTCATCTTTTCTCAAAGGTGACAAACTACTGAAACCTGTCCTTTACTCTATTCCAACTTGGATCTTTGGGTATGCGATATCCTACTACCTTGCCGGTTTACTGATTGGAATGCCGATTCTTTTTCCTGAAGCACTCTTATTTATGTTTCTTGGTGGAATGGGTGTGGCAATCCCTTCTGCACCTTCAGGAATTGGTGTTTTCCATGCGGCCATTATTTCCGGATTTATCATTGTTGGTCGTGATCCAGGAGAAGGACTTGTGTATGCAACGGTTGTCCACCTAACACAATTTGTCATCACTACAAGTTTAGCCTTAGTTGCTTATTTGTATTGGCGATGGACTCACGGGAACAAAACCAAATAA
- a CDS encoding restriction endonuclease encodes MAFFIFVGAAVIMLGFLLTFIVGQRRDSYAKALSLATLGNFLDARALVREKLEEDHQNPYGHYVMAKIYAMENDPLNEAKHLEIIKKNNRYTKEIDSVTVSNRIADIYYNKDFFEEAFFHYLDTLQADRSNPIACLRLGFMALGQKEFKIAEHFFSRVPEEKINLSSYFIARGVISGVTGGGKEREYFEKAYKLEKSPVSGFLYALSLSRENKHKDAVKTAVAISEQIEDEFVRFTLFQFLMTEAILMQNFPEALKYGRLCMEMARLNAWPSEIIETSIHFAMITVYMGRLDDASEYLIEAEAERLDDPDVVALANLKYRLERGTGTVESLTHEYDLSRELNLLSVNLFPNSRYFELSGMRSSKPFNIKGMVDDAGKKLTSKLDMLGLDKFEKFISLPGTNFKNQATRMVMSMGYRVTKEMSNPEADGVNLLASSKEDVNKRALFRVRKWKDAKVSDVFLREMTNQMEELGATKGYVIGNFDVTEAGKKIIAASNGALEMYSGDLFEDLLNKTM; translated from the coding sequence TTGGCATTTTTTATCTTTGTGGGAGCAGCTGTGATTATGCTCGGGTTTCTTTTGACCTTCATTGTGGGGCAAAGAAGGGATAGTTATGCCAAGGCTTTGAGTCTCGCGACACTCGGAAATTTTCTAGATGCAAGGGCCCTTGTTCGGGAAAAACTCGAAGAAGACCACCAAAACCCTTACGGTCACTATGTAATGGCAAAGATTTATGCCATGGAGAATGATCCCTTAAACGAAGCCAAACACCTCGAAATCATAAAAAAGAACAACCGGTATACAAAGGAAATCGATTCGGTAACAGTTTCCAACCGCATTGCTGATATTTATTATAACAAAGATTTTTTTGAGGAAGCCTTCTTCCATTATTTGGACACCCTCCAAGCCGATCGTTCCAATCCCATTGCCTGCCTTCGATTGGGATTTATGGCCCTCGGCCAAAAAGAATTTAAAATTGCAGAACATTTTTTCTCACGTGTTCCGGAGGAAAAAATCAATCTTTCCTCTTACTTCATTGCTCGGGGTGTGATCTCTGGTGTGACCGGTGGGGGAAAGGAAAGAGAATATTTTGAAAAGGCTTACAAATTAGAAAAGTCTCCTGTTTCTGGTTTTTTATATGCGCTTTCTTTATCCCGGGAAAACAAACACAAAGATGCGGTTAAAACGGCAGTGGCTATCAGCGAACAGATCGAAGACGAGTTTGTTCGTTTTACTTTGTTTCAGTTTTTAATGACAGAAGCCATCCTCATGCAAAATTTTCCCGAAGCCTTGAAGTATGGAAGGTTGTGTATGGAAATGGCAAGGCTCAATGCCTGGCCGAGTGAAATCATCGAAACAAGCATCCACTTTGCAATGATTACTGTGTATATGGGTAGGCTTGATGATGCATCAGAATATTTAATTGAAGCAGAAGCAGAAAGGTTGGATGATCCAGATGTTGTGGCTCTCGCGAATTTAAAGTATAGATTGGAACGTGGGACGGGGACTGTGGAATCACTCACCCATGAGTATGATCTTTCCCGGGAACTCAATTTACTTTCTGTGAACTTATTTCCTAACTCCAGATACTTTGAACTGAGTGGGATGCGTTCTTCCAAACCATTTAATATCAAAGGGATGGTGGATGATGCGGGAAAAAAACTAACATCCAAATTGGATATGTTGGGTCTTGATAAATTTGAAAAGTTTATTAGCCTTCCGGGAACTAATTTCAAAAACCAAGCCACTCGTATGGTGATGAGTATGGGTTACCGAGTCACAAAAGAAATGTCGAACCCGGAAGCGGATGGGGTGAATTTACTTGCTTCTTCCAAAGAGGATGTAAACAAAAGAGCCCTTTTCCGCGTTCGAAAATGGAAAGATGCCAAAGTATCTGATGTATTCCTGCGCGAGATGACAAACCAAATGGAAGAGTTAGGTGCCACCAAAGGATATGTGATTGGAAACTTTGATGTCACAGAAGCAGGTAAAAAAATCATCGCAGCAAGTAACGGTGCCCTTGAGATGTACAGTGGAGATTTGTTTGAAGACCTTCTGAACAAAACTATGTAA
- a CDS encoding histidine triad nucleotide-binding protein: protein MENCLFCKIASGEIPSKKEYESKNILVFHDITPQAPFHVLIIPKVHISSMNEIGDLDPEILKEIFQIIPNLAKQNGIAEKGYRLVNNCGNFGGQTVHHIHFHLLGGRHMNWPPG, encoded by the coding sequence ATGGAGAATTGTCTTTTCTGCAAAATTGCGAGTGGGGAAATTCCGAGTAAAAAGGAATACGAATCAAAAAACATTTTAGTGTTTCATGATATCACACCCCAAGCCCCCTTTCATGTCCTCATCATTCCCAAAGTCCATATTTCCAGTATGAACGAAATTGGAGATTTGGATCCAGAAATCTTAAAAGAAATCTTTCAAATCATTCCTAATCTGGCCAAACAAAATGGAATTGCAGAAAAGGGATATAGACTCGTCAATAACTGTGGAAATTTTGGCGGACAAACTGTACACCATATCCACTTCCATCTATTAGGTGGTCGTCATATGAACTGGCCACCGGGTTAA
- a CDS encoding ABC transporter permease, with protein MPNSITSYFPILVGKKESYVNSVLEVIQLTYISFALRLLFRDRLYSMAYGLVGALVFTFFLLAIRIHFHLYGGVSLTSIVSFDQSPQILFYATSFALMALFFFHCLHGLGDIGVMMAIGGNRLGCIWLHSLSLFFLFLPSFLLAIIINLAGLNPPPDFGIFGELKSIFSCLVLFIALGFLVSVPTIGISSYIDPYKSIRRQK; from the coding sequence ATGCCAAATTCGATTACTTCCTATTTTCCTATTTTAGTTGGTAAAAAAGAGTCTTACGTCAATTCTGTCCTGGAAGTGATACAACTCACCTACATTTCGTTCGCTCTTCGACTTCTCTTCCGGGATCGACTCTATTCGATGGCCTATGGCCTCGTCGGAGCCCTGGTTTTTACATTCTTTTTACTCGCTATTAGGATCCACTTCCATTTGTACGGAGGTGTGTCCCTTACTAGTATCGTTTCCTTTGACCAATCTCCGCAGATTCTTTTTTACGCTACGAGTTTTGCACTGATGGCTCTCTTTTTCTTCCACTGCCTGCATGGCCTTGGGGACATTGGAGTGATGATGGCCATTGGTGGGAACCGATTGGGATGTATTTGGCTACATTCATTGTCCTTATTTTTCTTATTTCTTCCCAGTTTCCTACTGGCAATCATCATCAATCTTGCGGGTTTGAATCCACCACCCGACTTTGGGATCTTCGGTGAACTCAAATCCATTTTTTCTTGTTTGGTTCTCTTTATCGCACTCGGTTTTTTGGTTTCTGTTCCTACCATTGGAATCAGTTCTTATATTGATCCTTACAAATCCATCCGGAGACAAAAATAA